The genomic segment aattcaatgtgaacatgtatgaggctttaataaaatcccaaAAGATTTAGAAATTCCGCCACCCATTGTTTTTAAAGTGTCTccaaaagagggcatgtccgggaaAAGCgaacgtctggttaccctaagtacgggaaacacatttgattcctacctgttccactgttaaatagcggcccaaattacgggcgctatcctggtaatttctctgcgggagaaatacgaagtgtggtttgtgaaagtgtgcatgtgttgaattgcgtgtgtctcacgccaaatgcgtgagacttgagagccctgcctTATGTTTTACTAAGATATGTAAGTATTGGTTATGGTAAATGTTGATGGTTCTTTTGAATACTTCATTAATGTTGACGTGCATTTTAACAATTCTGCAGGAACTCAAAGCAACTTTATCGTTGCTTCTCAAACCCGGTGAGAAGACCTACACGCAGCGATGCCGTCTGTTCATTGGTAACCTGCCCAACGATATCAGCGATGAGGAGTTCAAGAAACTGTTTGCCAAGTATGGAGAGCCAAGCGAAGTCTTCATTAACAAGAACAAAGGTTTTGGATTCATTCGATTGGTAAGGTCATAGAGATTCAATTATAtttgggtttaaaaaaaatagtgtTTTTGTGCAGGGTCATTTCCAAATTGTCTCATCTCATTCTGGTGTCGATTGTAGGAGTCGAGAGCGCTGGCAGAGATTGCTAAAGCCGAACTGGACGACACGCCCATGAAAGGCAGACCACTGCGTGTGCGATTCGCCACACACTCTGCGGCCCTCTCAATCAAAAACCTTTCGCCCTTCGTCTCCAATGAGCTCTTGGAAGAGGCCTTCTCCCAGTTTGGCATGGTGGAGAGGGCGGTCGTCATTGTCGACGACCGCGGCCGTTCCTCAGGCAAGGGCCTTGTCGAGTTCGCCTCCAAACCCGCGGCCAGAAAGGCCCTGGACCGCTGCAACGAGGGCGTTTTCCTGCTCACAACGCAAGTCCAATTTGGGGATTTATTGAAATGTGGAAAAAGCAATTCCGTGTCCATCTTGGCCACATGAGAAATTGAATTGGTTCCATTTGTCTTGCCcctttattcatatatttattctgTCTTCCGATCCCACAGTTCGCCGCGGCCAGTGGTTGTCGAGCCCCTGGAACAGTACGATGACGAAGATGGCCTCCCAGAGAAGCTGGCCCAGAAGAACCCCAGATACCAAAAGTAAGGGAATTTAGAAAACAATCAGGTCGTGTGCCTTTTCGTTTTTGTGTTCAAATTTGCATCCTAAAGATGTGGGGGTTTGGGTTCGCTTATGGCCAGGTGCACAGCGATGTGTTGATTAGGGctattttatgcaaatgtcaACCATCCCAATCATGGTTTATTGACCATCAGATGGTCCTTGTGAGGTGGGTGGGGGATGAGGGTTGGAGATTGGAAATGTCTTGGTTGAACCATAATGTAATGtctggtgagtgagtgaaatgcaTCTGAAATTAAATACTTTCAATTCTTAGAACCAAAGTTGGATCATCACTGTTATACGTATTCTGAGATTTTTAAGTGAGCCATGAATCCAAATAGTTTGGAAACTGCTGATCTAATCTTTTAACTCGCCACTAGGGAGCGCGAGGAGCCCCCCCGCTTCGCCCGGCCGGGGACCTTTGAGTTTGAGTACTCCAAGCGCTGGAAGTCCCTGGACGAGATGGAGAAGCAGCAGAGGCAGCAAGTGGACAAGAACATGCGTGAGGCCCGCGAGAAGCTGGAGAGTGAGATGGAAGATGCCTTCCATGAGCACCAGGCTAACCTCCTCCGCCAAGGTCAGTGTTGATCCAATTGTGTAACACCGGTGGTCTAGCAGGACTGGTTTAAGCTGGTCATTGtctatatttaataataatacatgtaatttagaggcgcctttcaagacacccaaggtcaccttacagagcatatagtcatcataaatcgtttaaaaaaacaagacattgtggaaaaaaataaaataaaataaataaataaaataagtaaatataataaataaaaataaataaaacaaaaacaaaacaaacaaacaatcaaaacagtgatcagttagacgttgtgtgcgagtttgaacaggtttGATGATTTAatgtgtatctgtatctgtatgAACCGCAGAGACCTTTTGGTTCATTATTAGGTACTTCAGCATATGTGGATATTTCGTAACCTTTGAGACCAGTCTCTGTTCAAGTCTTATTCCAGAATCGGTGTTGTGTCAGGTGTCTTGTTCACCTACATTGGCAAGCTTAACCAGGCTGCTGGTACCGCGTGGTGTTGATTGAGTGGTTCTTGGGTCTTCAGACCTgctgaggagacaggaggagctCCGGCGGATGGAGGAGATGCACAGCCAGGAGATGCTCAAGAGGAAGGAGATGCAGATCAGGTGGGCATGATGCAGTTTCATCTTGGTATCGGCATTGAGCTTCTGTTAGGACAGCATGCTAGAGATTGTAACAGATTCCGCTTTACAATATTCCTGGATATAAAATATTTGTATCATTATTCGAATCATGGATCCATCCAGTTCCCATTCTTAGTACCAACACTAAATGTTGATGTCTCTTAATAAATTCAGAACCAGAACTACTAGTTACGTTAAGCTTGCTGTGGGTGTCCCCTGCCGTCTTTCTAGTCCTCGAGGTCTTATTGATGTGGTTTCTCTTGAGCAGGCAGGAGGAGGAACGTCGCcggcgagaggaggagatgatccataagagggaggtggaggagcagatgAGGCGCCAGCGTGAGGAGAAGTACAGGGGCATGGGCAACTTCATGGAAAGCGTGAGTCCACCTCCATGGCATCAGGAATTATAACTCCTAGTGAAACCTAAAACCACATGACGGCCTAAGTTTGAACTTGGAATCCGAGTATGTGTTTGACGAATGGACTTTTGGTAAGAAGTGTGTTTTACTTACTTttcatgttttactttgttcTTGTAGAGGGAACGCGATATGAGAATGAATCAAGGTGGAGCCATGGGCCTGGCTGGTGAGTGATTACTGAATATTTTCACATGGGCCAACATTTTAGTCCATTTTATCCAATATCGTTTATGAATCACTATTTGGCACGCATATCCTACTTTTGCATACTGTAAAGTGGTAATGCATAACATTTCAGGTAGCTTGTAGCTTAATTTTACCTTGACAAAGTTGAATCAATAAGGATTTCAATAATGTGaacaataaaatcacatccCGTTACTGGTGTAGTCTACAAAAAAGAATTGCTGACCGGTCCCCCATCCTATAATGTCCTTCAGGGGGAAATTTTCCCAACATCTTAAAAATACATTGTTTATTATATAAGCAGACCAGAcaaagaggcagacagacatgctAGAAAGATTGTTGGAAGGTATGCATAGAGATGAAGGACATTGTTATTAGTAAGGCTACCCCTTATATTTAACTGACCTTTTCTATGATCAAAAACGGCTTTGTTGACCAAGGTTTTGTAAGTTTCCAAgtcacataaaaaaataaagaaaaacatggaAAGTGTTGCTACCGTACACAACGGTGGTCATAACATGTTGAAGTTAATAAGCTTCTTTCCCTGCTGTTTATATAGCTTAGTAGGCTGCAGAGTGAAAAACCGAGTCAAAAACCTTCCTTCAATGAAGCCCTTAGGGGCagtttctgacattttcctttttgtttttcctctgaAATCTGTTTTTCCAAATGTGTGACATGTAGTCATGTTGTCCTTGTTAGACATGCCTTTTGGCACTCCAAACCAGAAGTTCCCCATGGGTGGACTGGGCTTTGAGGGACAGCAGGGTGGGATTGGAGGACCCTCTCCTGGAGGCATGATTCCCAACGAAATGGTAAGGTATCCCGCTCCTGGGAACATCCGTAGTTACCAATAGCAACTCTGGCTATGTTTCTCCTTGTTGGGAGAAGATGTTGGCAGCAGAAGATATTGTTTTTGTTGAATAAGCCCTGCAGGCCAAGCACGGCCAGGGGTCTGACATAGGTTTGACATCCGGTGGTGGATCTGCGGACGATCCCGGGGGAGCGCACTCCCAGCGGTTTTGCCGATGTGTTTTTACCAGGTGTTTCAATGGCCAGGCAAGCCCCCCTCAGTTGCTATCCTGTGAGAGCTTACTTCTTTATTGCCCAGTCAAGTAACAGTCAACCTGCACTAAAACTGATCGTTTCAGGGACCTCTCTCTTTAGGGTGAAATGATACAGTCTGTAGACCAGCTTTTGAAGGGCTCTGCTCACTCTCATAAGACCCTGGTGTCTGTGTAGTAGGTCGCTATTGCAAGTCCTGTCTTCTCTGAGCCAGACAGGCACTTTCTCTGGCAAGACAAAATGACGTCTCTAAGGataacattttgtatttttattttgtgtcatTTTTTGGGAGTTGTTAAAGCGCTGACCTCGGGGCCAATATATTGTTACTCGTGGGGTGTACATGAAGAACTTTGTAGCGGTTTAGGTTGGCAACGTTGAAGTCCTTTTGCAAAACTGCTTTTTGTGTAATAATGCcggaatgttttgaatattcTGGAGAGGTAACctcttcatttcctcttcaGGAACTTTTTTGGAAGCAAGCAATCAAGGTTTTAGTGTGGGTTGACTGTTTGCTGGTGTTTTAAAATACGAAATGAGCAAGTGTTATTGAACTGCTGGGGAGCCAAGCTGAGCCATGGTGCATTCCCTTCTCATGTACCTGTAGTACTATACTGGACCTATGATGATCTCTGAAGATCAAATTGAGCCTCAAGATCTGTGCTCTTGAACATATCCGATTTGCTACATTGCTGGTCTACAATTCACATTAGCTACAACAAGGATTAAGCTAGTGATGAAACTGTATGAACATTTATCACGGTGAAAATGTTCACACAGCACTGATACCCGCACTGAAATCATTTCACCAAGACTCCTAttgaaatacacaaatacaattagCCTTACTATGCATGCCTTGTTTGCATAAACATTAAAAATATGTAGCCAATGCCTCGTTAACATGAAAGATTCAATTAACATTGAAGATGGTCAAGACTTTTGCAGCGATTTTCTTTCTGCATGTTCTGCAAACATTGTGACCATCTTCGAGTTTGCCGAGTTCCTGGCCTTTTGCCAGGATGTTTTTAAGTTGCATGCACACGGTTTATATGAGAATCTTTTTTTGGAAATTAATATTAGACTGCCATCATCTGACAATATTTCAAATAAGACCTGGACATTGGACTACACCATCCATTTTTCTCACGTGCATGCTTCAGAACTGAACCATGGTATTGGATTACGATATCAGACATTTTCTGACTGATTTCTTTTGTTACGAAAATCTTGATTTTGATATTTAAAAATCGACTCCCTCCCTACCCAATTTTCTGTCCAATTACCTTTTTTACACTTTCTTAAGGCTGAAACACACTTTGTGTAGAGCACAAAGGATACTGACCTTTCTTGCGTCCTTGGCAAGCTGGGGGCCATATTGAGGGACCACTCACACTACGCCATCTGTGCCGTGCCCGAGTCCGTTGGACACCTGTACCGTACTCAAGTACgattgccccccctccccctgctgtgCCGCTGGTCTGTGCTCACACTGGGCAATCTCAACTGGGCCCGCAACCGCTTGCCGCCGTGTAAAGGGGTAGAAGGGTCTCATGGACTAtgcgtcatccagctcaggttgcgtgtccgtgcgtgtgcatgtgtcggctcattagcatctgtaccatggcctgagcacacttcggagaggtgtgctcaggccatggtacagatgctaatgagccgacacatgcacacgcacggacacgcaacctgagctggatgacgcaTAGTCATCCAGCTCAGGGCACACCTCTCCAgcctgagcacacctctccgaagtgtgctcaggccacgtaattgaactgtacttgagtacggttggggtgctcacactagccaatCGATCAAGACTTTAGGGGCACACTAGGTGTCAAACagacttgggcacggtacagatcgcctagtgtgagtgcgccctgaATCCCGGATGGACTCACTCATGAAGTCCACTTAAATCGATCATTGAAAGACAAAACTGCGGTTACGCAGTGAGCTCTGAAAGTGCTCTTAGAGTAACAATGGAGCGGATTGAAAGCTGATGAGCTCTGCCTATGAGCTTTGGTGTGTTTCGGCCTTTGGGAAACATGCCATTTTGCttgcaaataaaaacaatggaatgacGATGCATTTAATTTGCATATAGGCAAACAACGGCCACAACACTACCACATCTATTGAATGCCATGGCTGTAAAAAGTTTCTGCAAGGAAGTATtccagtttttttttctccattgaTGGTCTCAAGGGGTTGCCACTTTTTAAGCGTACCCAGAGATATGAATTTGGACCCAGGCTTTTTTGGATAGGTTCTCAGTCCACCGCCAACGGCCTTCTCAAATGTTAAAGGTGCAACACATAGGCAAATTGACATACGTTATATGTAGCTTTTGGCCAACCAATAAATTAGGCACATTCTGATACGTTGATATTCTTGGCAGAGGtattttgattttctttttcctGCAAAGGTCACTGAGACTGAAGCTGGATCCATTTGAACGGTGTTGTTTGATTTGTCCTTTCCCAAGGCACTAGTCTGGATGGTTTGCGAATAATGGGAAACAAACGACCATCACATCTGAAAAGTCTTTGTGCTTAATGTCCATTTGTGGTGTTTGATTTCATGTGCTGCTGACGTACTTGTGTTCCATCATGTCTGGGGTCAATTTCTGCCAATTATCAATTGGTTGACTTCTGGCACTGTCACAGTACTTCCACTGATTGAATAGTTTGATGCATTTCCTGCCAGTTGGCAGTAAATGCATGTAGATGCACCATTAAGATTAGTTTACTTTGTCAGCCTTTTTTGGGAAACATTGATTGAAAAGTAAGCTTTATTGAAATCTTTTTTGCTAGCAAatattttcattcatattttcatTAACTGCATCCAACTGCACACATTTAGGGGGGAAATTCACATTTGGTGGTATATACAGGTATATCTCGTGAAATGTAACATTTGCTCGTTCACATCTGGAGCAAGAAGGAGCATACATCAAGTCACCTTTTTTTGGTAGTTCAATGTTTTTCTATTTTGAGGTGCCAGCATTGAGGCTGGTAGATCCATCTGGCATGCACTGGAGTCCCACGCTAGGTAGGCACTGACTAACGAAAGCATTACCCTTTCTTCCTTCTCCGTATGTAACCTGTGGCACCTGTGGATCTCCATATTGGAACGAACGGTACCTTCGGATGTGTCATCTGCCGGTTGTGTTGTAAAACTGATCTcgctaaaaaaacaacaacctctTGCCACATATGCACATACCTAAACACATACTCACTCTCTTAATGCTGCTACACTCCTGCCCGTGGACATGAATTGTGTGCTGTCACACTGAACATCACAATTGACCCCTTTCCCCTCGTTGCCTGAATACGAAACTGATTCCCCTAACAGCGCAATGAGCGCTTCCCCCAGGGAGGTCCAAGGGGGATGGGTCCTGGTAACCCTGGGTTTGGTAGGGGCCGCGAAGAGTTTGATGGACCTGCCAAGAAGCCACGCTTTTAAACGCTGGCCCTGGCAGCCATTTTGCCAGCAGCGGCAGCCCTGTTTGTGTAGTTCCTCTAAGGGCAAACCTTGTTGAGTCATAAATGTTGTATTCAAGTTTCCTAGTGTTTGTGCATTTTTAGCACAGCAAGTTATTTATTATCACCTAATATatgttttcattattttaatttggagtagtagtagtagggaCCATGTAACTGTGGTCCGTGGTTGGTACCTATCCGACCCATATATCATTTATTTCCTTCTACACTTGTATCATGCTTTGTGAGTGGTCGTGACGTAAAAATTTTAACATTTTCTCACCTTTCTATCTATGGCTGTATTATTTTGCCATACATTTGAAATTAAAGCATGTGATACAATAAAGACAAAAATTGGTTCCAGCacagggaaaaaaaatatttaaaaatatatatttttaaaccaGATAAAATGTCCCACATAAGCTATCCATATCCACTCATTTCTAATTCTTGAAATGACAGGTTCGGCACAAGTCCAAAAAGAGTTCTGATGCGAGTTCCTGATCAAAATTTAATTTCTCTTAAAATAGTTGATCCTAGTATTGATGCTAGGTAAGTTACACAGCGAGGCTATGATCTGAActgaattatttttttcaatttctgTTGACTAGCACAGGTCTAGTTAGATCATTGCAGCTAGTCGACATGTTATATATTTTGTAGTGTTTGCAATTAAAATTTCTCATTTCCATTTTAGGGTCCCGTCTATATAAAACCATGACCCGTTGTTCAGGAGATTAAGATATCTCAATGGAAGTTAATTGAGAAATGGCATTTAATTATtgatcttaaaggttgggtatggaattcgcttttttggccatttttgcaaaattacttgaaatccttatcataacccacttacagccactgagttagaagtactgacatgaaaattaaacaagtcaatcatctgtggaatggGCAGGGCTCTAAAAACTCAaaccaatgatttccagagccaccgagttgcattggacagtaagtacgtcaatcaaacggtcgtactgcactccccctcccccgcgcgcgaccccttcgtgcagtactcgtgacccagagctcgtgacccagagcaagctcctgtttgttgttatcctgcggtagctactggaactagttaatccacatttggacctagcagtagatgacaatttccatggcagacaagacgccaccatccccatgtttttttttaatgttgccatgttgtttaacgaaaacctacgctagcctggctcgctctcgcgcatctgtgttcgcgctcgtgcatgattgcgcgtccaggtacttggaatgggtggagtcagagtcagcgttgaaggagagggggtaggaccatttgagttgtgtattttcaaaatctgctgacgtttcgcaaatcccatacccaacctttaactatTTGAGGTGTATCCTCTTCGATAGGTACCTGTGCACGTCCCTTATAAAATAATATACTAAATCAGACATGTTCCAAATATCTATAAAAAGAAATGATTTTGTCAGCAGAATCTGCAATTCTTTTGGCTGATATTCATAGATTTCTCCCTGGAACAACTTTGCATCTATCAAACTTCCTTTGGTACTCTTATCTGGAGTTGCTAAATGTGAAATGTATGCTAGAACCAAATGCCAATTATTAACTATAATTGAGACTTGAAGACACTGGTGCATTCATGTTGAAATGTCTACATTTTAGATAATTTTGGGGAATCTTAACATAAATGTCAAAACGATCATCATCTTGCAACAATTGTGAAAAGCTGCGGCTTTTCCTTGGGCAATTCAATATTGTTGGTGTGTAATTCAATGTTTCAGCCTTGCTTGAAAGAAGGCAAACCTCACAATGTGAATCATCTATACAGCTTCATAGGGAAGCAGCAGAGGTGCTTAAGTGAACTGCCTTAGACAAGAAAGACATTGTTACATTTGACTCTCAATCAAACCAAGTGATGACATATTTGCCGTCATGTTAGAATAGGACAAC from the Gadus morhua chromosome 22, gadMor3.0, whole genome shotgun sequence genome contains:
- the LOC115535637 gene encoding splicing factor, proline- and glutamine-rich isoform X1 — encoded protein: MSRDRFNRNRGGGMNNFQQRRGGGPGGPMRGGLMGNPHFRNHPFGNQNQNRGGPMMSNNFNKPPNGNQGLHTPPQKPQQPQSTPIIPPPSPGPALTMKGPIQQQKEQQQQQQKDQEQKEQQPQHQKEQPQQKVPTNVTPVPQPKISSPPPKPNISSPPPKPNISSPPPKPNLSSPQPTQANRNLNQHQHPKPQMNSYNGQQQRQMSHQGHKQSPQMNRPRPQQQVHKEESGPEGGHPTELKATLSLLLKPGEKTYTQRCRLFIGNLPNDISDEEFKKLFAKYGEPSEVFINKNKGFGFIRLESRALAEIAKAELDDTPMKGRPLRVRFATHSAALSIKNLSPFVSNELLEEAFSQFGMVERAVVIVDDRGRSSGKGLVEFASKPAARKALDRCNEGVFLLTTSPRPVVVEPLEQYDDEDGLPEKLAQKNPRYQKEREEPPRFARPGTFEFEYSKRWKSLDEMEKQQRQQVDKNMREAREKLESEMEDAFHEHQANLLRQDLLRRQEELRRMEEMHSQEMLKRKEMQIRQEEERRRREEEMIHKREVEEQMRRQREEKYRGMGNFMESRERDMRMNQGGAMGLAVMLSLLDMPFGTPNQKFPMGGLGFEGQQGGIGGPSPGGMIPNEMRNERFPQGGPRGMGPGNPGFGRGREEFDGPAKKPRF
- the LOC115535637 gene encoding splicing factor, proline- and glutamine-rich isoform X2, with the translated sequence MSRDRFNRNRGGGMNNFQQRRGGGPGGPMRGGLMGNPHFRNHPFGNQNQNRGGPMMSNNFNKPPNGNQGLHTPPQKPQQPQSTPIIPPPSPGPALTMKGPIQQQKEQQQQQQKDQEQKEQQPQHQKEQPQQKVPTNVTPVPQPKISSPPPKPNISSPPPKPNISSPPPKPNLSSPQPTQANRNLNQHQHPKPQMNSYNGQQQRQMSHQGHKQSPQMNRPRPQQQVHKEESGPEGGHPTELKATLSLLLKPGEKTYTQRCRLFIGNLPNDISDEEFKKLFAKYGEPSEVFINKNKGFGFIRLESRALAEIAKAELDDTPMKGRPLRVRFATHSAALSIKNLSPFVSNELLEEAFSQFGMVERAVVIVDDRGRSSGKGLVEFASKPAARKALDRCNEGVFLLTTSPRPVVVEPLEQYDDEDGLPEKLAQKNPRYQKEREEPPRFARPGTFEFEYSKRWKSLDEMEKQQRQQVDKNMREAREKLESEMEDAFHEHQANLLRQDLLRRQEELRRMEEMHSQEMLKRKEMQIRQEEERRRREEEMIHKREVEEQMRRQREEKYRGMGNFMESRERDMRMNQGGAMGLADMPFGTPNQKFPMGGLGFEGQQGGIGGPSPGGMIPNEMRNERFPQGGPRGMGPGNPGFGRGREEFDGPAKKPRF
- the LOC115535637 gene encoding splicing factor, proline- and glutamine-rich isoform X3, encoding MSRDRFNRNRGGGMNNFQQRRGGGPGGPMRGGLMGNPHFRNHPFGNQNQNRGGPMMSNNFNKPPNGNQGLHTPPQKPQQPQSTPIIPPPSPGPALTMKGPIQQQKEQQQQQQKDQEQKEQQPQHQKEQPQQKVPTNVTPVPQPKISSPPPKPNISSPPPKPNISSPPPKPNLSSPQPTQANRNLNQHQHPKPQMNSYNGQQQRQMSHQGHKQSPQMNRPRPQQQVHKEESGPEGGHPTELKATLSLLLKPGEKTYTQRCRLFIGNLPNDISDEEFKKLFAKYGEPSEVFINKNKGFGFIRLESRALAEIAKAELDDTPMKGRPLRVRFATHSAALSIKNLSPFVSNELLEEAFSQFGMVERAVVIVDDRGRSSGKGLVEFASKPAARKALDRCNEGVFLLTTSPRPVVVEPLEQYDDEDGLPEKLAQKNPRYQKEREEPPRFARPGTFEFEYSKRWKSLDEMEKQQRQQVDKNMREAREKLESEMEDAFHEHQANLLRQDLLRRQEELRRMEEMHSQEMLKRKEMQIRQEEERRRREEEMIHKREVEEQMRRQREEKYRGMGNFMESRERDMRMNQGGAMGLAVMLSLLDMPFGTPNQKFPMGGLGFEGQQGGIGGPSPGGMIPNEMEPPGASGG
- the LOC115535637 gene encoding splicing factor, proline- and glutamine-rich isoform X4 is translated as MSRDRFNRNRGGGMNNFQQRRGGGPGGPMRGGLMGNPHFRNHPFGNQNQNRGGPMMSNNFNKPPNGNQGLHTPPQKPQQPQSTPIIPPPSPGPALTMKGPIQQQKEQQQQQQKDQEQKEQQPQHQKEQPQQKVPTNVTPVPQPKISSPPPKPNISSPPPKPNISSPPPKPNLSSPQPTQANRNLNQHQHPKPQMNSYNGQQQRQMSHQGHKQSPQMNRPRPQQQVHKEESGPEGGHPTELKATLSLLLKPGEKTYTQRCRLFIGNLPNDISDEEFKKLFAKYGEPSEVFINKNKGFGFIRLESRALAEIAKAELDDTPMKGRPLRVRFATHSAALSIKNLSPFVSNELLEEAFSQFGMVERAVVIVDDRGRSSGKGLVEFASKPAARKALDRCNEGVFLLTTSPRPVVVEPLEQYDDEDGLPEKLAQKNPRYQKEREEPPRFARPGTFEFEYSKRWKSLDEMEKQQRQQVDKNMREAREKLESEMEDAFHEHQANLLRQDLLRRQEELRRMEEMHSQEMLKRKEMQIRQEEERRRREEEMIHKREVEEQMRRQREEKYRGMGNFMESRERDMRMNQGGAMGLADMPFGTPNQKFPMGGLGFEGQQGGIGGPSPGGMIPNEMEPPGASGG